A region from the Acinonyx jubatus isolate Ajub_Pintada_27869175 chromosome C2, VMU_Ajub_asm_v1.0, whole genome shotgun sequence genome encodes:
- the LOC113594428 gene encoding keratin-associated protein 21-1-like: MHFTTSSCNPREFSSLDKMCCNYGNSCGYGCGYGYGCGCGPYYGCGYGTGYGCGSGTGYGCGYGSRYGCGSGCGYGSCCGYGTGYGCGYGYGSSCCAYRPFFYRRCYSSCC, from the coding sequence ATGCACTTCACCACATCCTCTTGCAACCCACGTGAATTCTCTTCTCTTGACAAGATGTGTTGCAACTACGGCAACTCCTGTGGCTATGGCTGTGGATATGGCTATGGCTGTGGATGTGGCCCCTATTATGGCTGTGGTTATGGAACAGGCTATGGCTGTGGCTCTGGTACTGGATATGGCTGTGGATATGGCTCACGGTATGGCTGTGGCTCTGGCTGTGGATATGGCTCCTGCTGTGGCTATGGCACTGGATATGGCTGTGGCTATGGCTATGGCTCCAGCTGCTGTGCCTACCGGCCATTTTTCTATAGAAGATGTTATTCTTCTTGCTGCTAG
- the LOC128315045 gene encoding keratin-associated protein 21-1-like, which yields MCCNYGNSCGYGCRYGYGCGCGPYYGCGYGLRYGCGYGSGYGCVYGTRNGCGYSYGSSCCGSHPFCYRRCYSSCW from the coding sequence ATGTGTTGCAACTACGGCAACTCCTGTGGCTATGGCTGCAGATATGGCTATGGCTGTGGATGTGGTCCCTATTATGGCTGTGGTTATGGCCTCCGTTATGGCTGTGGTTATGGCTCAGGGTATGGCTGTGTCTATGGCACCAGAAATGGCTGTGGCTATAGCTATGGCTCCAGCTGCTGTGGCTCCCATCCATTTTGCTATAGAAGATGTTATTCCTCTTGCTGGTAG